Proteins found in one Crassostrea angulata isolate pt1a10 chromosome 3, ASM2561291v2, whole genome shotgun sequence genomic segment:
- the LOC128175567 gene encoding uncharacterized protein LOC128175567 — protein MSESVFAGLCEIVGTSEQVTIRREALDFNELLDRQLISYCEVIMMVSGSHREGFRLRGSDLDLMYWPNTHRVIMNMSQSEFYNTANTTMILSDSSGSPPGFTLLQLLTPSRYQELQLACVIKNDRVYISSSIWRQIMCDHAIPNSKVHGPCGSGALGTMEYDTAHCFISNFWPPSASSWIDRCHSWPDPEVVNDIFKNGCHFVAIGHPLGLHENEEWRMSFSRAEYKLVYSMNHCQFLTYGLLKLFLKEVINQQSEEEINKLLCSYHMKTIVFWAIQQNTLPYLCPQNFLAGFWVCFKLLLKWVYEGICPNFFIPRNNMFLAKVHGSAQNRLFLQLHELYKKGLACLLESFSIKPYITDVLYNPRALICTDERLILSEFDHDADLVQESIIAISKDFAWGDLYCVINAIHTIEQFMHLPLTQYQVVNLQALTTFVFKNSAFILHNMYTNTGVNKQMYVADKMFRHLLKLAAKFGYVSDMLYLAIYYYKTFRYRKALSVIEMTKVKLAQPYLMYMGCADRDKYTEAVGGQSWLTKRQAIAMDIGLANNICQISELIPEQQSAIQNRWPISTIPVFVMLHFLDFLCNRHIDTTLSQAALDELQFLVHHDWVLSIDDAYGDISWEILGICQQITGNLQAALYSYQQSLTQYPHHRIQTATQKRIQDLVQYDPNL, from the coding sequence ATGTCAGAGTCTGTTTTTGCGGGACTATGTGAGATAGTGGGAACCTCAGAACAGGTGACCATCAGGAGGGAGGCATTGGACTTTAATGAGCTGCTAGACAGACAACTTATAAGTTATTGTGAGGTCATTATGATGGTGAGTGGAAGTCATAGAGAAGGATTCAGACTGAGGGGATCGGATCTAGACCTGATGTACTGGCCAAACACCCACCGAGTGATCATGAACATGTCTCAGTCTGAATTTTACAACACAGCCAATACAACCATGATTCTCTCTGACAGTTCTGGAagtccaccaggattcacttTACTTCAGTTACTGACACCATCAAGATACCAAGAATTACAATTAGCATGTGTCATAAAGAATGACAGAGTCTATATATCTAGTTCTATATGGAGACAGATCATGTGTGATCATGCAATTCCTAATTCCAAAGTACATGGACCCTGTGGTAGTGGTGCTTTGGGAACAATGGAATATGACACTGCTCACTGTTTTATTAGCAACTTTTGGCCTCCGTCTGCCTCCTCATGGATAGACAGATGTCACTCATGGCCTGATCCTGAAGTTGTTaatgacattttcaaaaatggatgtcactttgtagcaataggacacCCACTGGGACTTCATGAAAATGAAGAATGGAGAATGTCTTTTTCTCGGGCAGAATATAAACTAGTTTACTCAATGAACCACTGTCAGTTTTTGACTTATGGATTGCTAAAACTGTTCTTAAAGGAAGTTATAAATCAACAATCTGAAGAAGAAATTAATAAACTGTTGTGTTCCTATCACATGAAAACAATTGTTTTCTGGGCGATTCAACAAAACACACTGCCTTACTTGTGTCCACAAAATTTCCTAGCCggtttctgggtctgctttaAACTTCTCCTTAAATGGGTGTATGAGGGGATCTGCCCAAACTTTTTCATCCCCCGAAACAACATGTTTCTGGCAAAGGTCCATGGCTCAGCACAAAACAGATTGTTCTTACAGCTACATGAATTATACAAGAAAGGTCTGGCCTGTCTGTTAGAGAGTTTCTCTATTAAGCCCTACATTACTGATGTACTGTACAATCCTAGAGCTTTAATATGTACAGATGAGAGACTAATCTTGTCTGAATTTGATCATGATGCAGACCTTGTCCAAGAGTCCATTATTGCTATCTCCAAAGATTTTGCATGGGGAGACTTATATTGTGTTATAAATGCCATTCACACAATAGAACAGTTTATGCATTTACCCTTGACACAATATCAAGTTGTCAATTTACAGGCACTTACAACTTTTGTctttaagaactctgctttcatattacacaacatgtacACGAACACTGGTGTCAACAAACAGATGTATGTTGCTGATAAAATGTTCCGTCACTTGCTGAAATTAGCAGCCAAGTTTGGATATGTTTCTGACATGTTATATCTTGCCATATATTATTACAAGACATTCAGATACAGGAAAGCTTTATCTGTTATAGAGATGACAAAGGTCAAGTTAGCACAGCCATATTTGATGTATATGGGATGTGCGGACAGAGATAAATATACTGAGGCTGTTGGGGGACAGTCCTGGCTTACAAAAAGACAGGCTATAGCAATGGATATCGGACTTGCCAACAATATCTGTCAAATCAGTGAACTAATACCAGAGCAACAGTCTGCCATTCAGAACAGATGGCCTATATCAACTATCCCAGTGTTTGTAATGTTACACTTCCTAGATTTCTTGTGTAACAGACACATTGATACAACATTATCACAAGCAGCTCTAGATGAGCTTCAGTTCCTAGTCCACCATGATTGGGTACTGAGTATTGATGATGCATACGGAGACATCTCCTGGGAGATCCTtgggatctgtcaacagatcacaGGGAACCTCCAGGCTGCTCTATACTCATACCAACAGTCACTCACACAGTATCCACACCACAGAATACAAACTGCTACACAGAAAAGAATACAAGATCTGGTTCAGTATGACCCAAACCTGTAA
- the LOC128177439 gene encoding D-aminoacyl-tRNA deacylase 2-like translates to MTSAQPNGRILLQQCLSAKLMVQPATEDEEAKYVTINRGLIVYVCFLQGANMEIVEKMAKAALNTRLSDAENGKLVSVLDLPGDVLIIPQATLGGNLKGKVMQYHRNINKEEGENLYRAFVDLCRKTVQGQEKSKDCDVKAGTYGNRQVFSTDTNGPFTHLIEF, encoded by the exons ATGACAAGTGCACAGCCAAATGGAAGAATCCTTCTTCAGCAGTGTTTGTCCGCTAAACTTATGGTTCAACCAGCAACGGAAGATGAGGAGGCAAAATATGTAACA aTTAATCGTGGATTAATAGTTTATGTCTGTTTCCTGCAAGGAGCAAATATGGAGATTGTTGAAAAGATGG CGAAGGCAGCCTTGAACACAAGATTGAGTGATGCAGAGAATGGGAAGCTGGTGTCTGTCCTTGACCTTCCTGGGGATGTCCTTATAATTCCACAGGCGACCTTGGGCGGGAACCTAAAGGGCAAGGTCATGCAGTACCATAGAAACATCAACAAGGAAGAGGGAGAAAATCTGTACCGTGCATTTGTTGACCTTTGTAGAAAAACAGTTCAAGGTCAAGAGAAGTCAAAGGATTGTGATGTTAAAGCAGGGACCTATGGAAACCGACAAGTGTTTTCCACTGACACTAATGGACCTTTCACACATCTTATAGAGTTCTGA
- the LOC128177435 gene encoding protein phosphatase 1B-like, with protein sequence MGAFLDKPKTDKHNEGGVGNTLRYGLSSMQGWRVEMEDAHTAILGLPYGLKQWSFFAVFDGHAGAKVSATCAEQLLQEIVSNDDFKGKLELKEGTEIQPSLEDVNKGIKTGFLQLDEKIRGMPEMVSGEDKSGSTAVCVIVSPQHVFFANCGDSRAVLSRGGKCHFTTCDHKPINPAEKERIQRAGGSVMIQRVNGSLAVSRALGDFEYKNVQGMGPCEQLVSPEPEISVEPRSDKDEFLVLACDGIWDVMSNDELCDFVRSRMRVTDSLEMICNMVVDTCLHKGSRDNMSIVIVAFEGAPRLSEEAVKQDQDLDAKIEAKIKEIIAQPDMAEADLPYIMHMLNEEMDGFPPGGGITSKRSTIESILKRLRPSTTEDEDRG encoded by the exons ATGGGAGCATTTTTAGACAAACCAAAGACAGACAAGCACAATGAGGGAGGAGTTGGGAACACCCTGCGATATGGCCTCAGCAGCATGCAGGGCTGGAGGGTGGAGATGGAGGACGCACACACCGCCATCTTGGGGCTGCCCTATGGACTGAAGCAGTGGTCTTTCTTTGCTGTCTTTGATGGGCACGCTGGTGCTAAAGTCTCAGCAACATGTGCAGAGCAGCTATTGCAGGAGATAGTCTCTAATGATGATTTTAAGGGAAAATTGGAGTTAAAAGAGGGCACAGAGATCCAACCATCTCTAGAAGACGTCAACAAGGGAATTAAGACAGGGTTCCTTCAGCTGGACGAGAAGATCCGGGGAATGCCAGAGATGGTGAGCGGCGAGGATAAAAGTGGGTCAACTGCTGTCTGTGTCATCGTTTCACCTCAGCATGTATTTTTTGCCAACTGCGGAGATTCACGAGCAGTGCTCTCTCGTGGTGGCAAATGCCATTTCACTACCTGTGATCATAAACCAATCAACCCTGCAGAGAAGGAGCGCATTCAGAGGGCAGGGGGCAGTGTGATGATTCAAAGGGTCAATGGTTCCCTGGCTGTATCAAGAGCTTTAGGAGACTTTGAATATAAAAACGTACAGGGAATGGGTCCCTGTGAACAATTGGTGTCCCCTGAGCCAGAAATTTCTGTGGAACCCAGGAGCGACAAAGATGAATTTTTGGTGCTGGCTTGTGATGGGATATGGGATGTAATGAGTAATGATGAACTTTGTGATTTTGTTAGGAGCAGAATGAGAGTTACAGACAGTTTGGAGATGATCTGTAACATGGTGGTGGATACTTGTCTTCATAAG GGTAGCCGAGATAATATGAGTATTGTCATAGTAGCTTTTGAAGGAGCGCCCCGACTCTCAGAGGAAGCAGTTAAACAAGATCAGGATTTGGATGCAAAAATAGAGGCAAAAATTAAAG AAATAATAGCACAGCCAGACATGGCCGAGGCAGACTTACCCTACATAATGCACATGCTTAACGAGGAAATGGACGGATTCCCACCAGGAGGGGGTATCACCTCAAA gAGAAGTACAATAGAAAGCATATTAAAGAGACTGCGACCTTCCACAACAGAAGAT GAAGACCGAGGCTAG